Proteins from a single region of Gasterosteus aculeatus chromosome 20, fGasAcu3.hap1.1, whole genome shotgun sequence:
- the sv2a gene encoding synaptic vesicle glycoprotein 2A, whose translation MDDDGRYRDGRSDFVRGAKDIAKVAKKQVGKKMGRGADKVADEYTKRSYKRFEEEDDDEDYGGTPSSNDAGYYRNDSRANDDEGHSDSTEGHDEDDEIYEGEYQGIPRADSGKTGGLDGAADAQAQQFRDLSAYEAERRKDQDELAQQYETILQECGHGKFQWTLYFVLGLALMADGVEIFVVGFVLPSAEKDMCLSEPNKGMLGLIVYLGMMVGAFVWGGLADRIGRRQTLLISLSINSVFAFFSSFVQGYVSFLFCRLASGVGIGGSIPIVFSYYSEFLAQEKRGEHLSWLCMFWMIGGIYASAMAWAIIPHYGWSFQMGSAYQFHSWRVFVLVCALPSVAAISALTTMPESPRFYLENGKHDEAWMILKQVHDTNMRAKGYPERVFSVTTIKTVKQMDDLVTLGDGAAWHQKWKIKLTTLFHQVWHNFQAVFSPEYRRTTYMMMAVWFSMSFSYYGLTVWFPDMIKYLQKQEYASRTKFFAKEKVEHVTFNFTLENQVHRQGEYFNDKFMNLKMRSMVFEDSLFEECYFEDITSSNTFFKNCTFIATLFYNTDLFKYRLVNSKLINSTFLHNKEGCLLSDVSDENNAYMVYFVSFLGTLAVLPGNIVSALLMDKIGRLRMLAGSSVISCVSCFFLSFGNSESAMIALLCLFGGISIASWNALDVLTVELYPSDKRTTAFGFLNALCKLAAVLGISIFTSFVGITKAVPILFASGALAAGSFLALKLPETRGQVLK comes from the exons ATGGACGACGACGGGCGCTACAGGGACGGGCGCTCAGACTTTGTCCGCGGCGCCAAGGACATCGCCAAAGTGGCCAAGAAACAGGTGGGCAAGAAGATGGGACGCGGTGCGGACAAAGTGGCCGACGAGTACACCAAGCGCTCCTACAAACGttttgaggaggaggacgacgacgaagaCTACGGCGGCACGCCAAGCAGCAACGACGCCGGGTATTACCGCAACGACAGCCGGGCCAACGACGACGAAGGTCACAGCGACTCCACCGAAGGAcacgacgaggacgacgagaTCTACGAGGGGGAGTACCAGGGCATCCCGAGGGCCGACTCGGGCAAGACCGGCGGATTGGACGGGGCGGCGGACGCCCAGGCTCAGCAGTTCAGGGATCTGTCGGCCTACGAGGCCGAGCGGAGGAAAGACCAGGATGAGCTGGCCCAGCAGTACGAGACCATCCTGCAGGAGTGCGGCCACGGCAAGTTCCAGTGGACGCTCTACTTCGTCCTGGGGCTGGCGCTGATGGCGGACGGCGTGGAGATCTTTGTGGTCGGCTTTGTGCTGCCCAGCGCCGAGAAGGACATGTGTCTGTCCGAGCCCAACAAGGGCATGCTGG GCCTGATCGTGTACCTGGGGATGATGGTCGGGGCCTTCGTGTGGGGCGGCCTGGCCGACCGGATCGGCCGACGTCAGAccctcctcatctccctctccatcAACAGCGTGTTCGCCTTCTTCTCGTCCTTCGTCCAGGGCTacgtctccttcctcttctgccGCCTGGCCTCCGGCGTGGG CATCGGCGGCTCCATCCCCATCGTGTTTTCCTATTACTCTGAGTTCCTGGCCCAGGAGAAGCGAGGAGAGCATCTCAGCTGGCTCTGCATGTTCTGGATGATCGGTGGTATCTACGCCTCCGCCATGGCCTGGGCCATCATCCCTCACTACG GCTGGAGTTTCCAGATGGGCTCGGCCTACCAATTCCACAGCTGGCGTGtctttgtgttggtgtgtgctTTACCCTCTGTGGCGGCCATCTCCGCCCTCACCACCATGCCGGAGAGCCCTCGCTTCTACCTGGAG aacGGAAAGCATGACGAGGCGTGGATGATTCTGAAGCAGGTCCATGACACCAACATGAGGGCCAAGGGCTACCCAGAGAGGGTCTTCTCT GTGACCACCATCAAAACAGTGAAGCAGATGGATGACCTCGTGACCCTGGGCGACGGCGCCGCCTGGCATCAGAAGTGGAAGATCAAGCTCACTACACTTTTCCATCAG GTGTGGCATAATTTCCAGGCTGTTTTCTCCCCCGAATACCGCCGCACCACCTACATGATGATGGCCGTGTGGTTCTCCATGTCCTTCAG CTACTACGGTCTGACGGTCTGGTTCCCCGACATGATCAAGTACCTGCAGAAGCAGGAGTACGCTTCGCGCACCAAGTTTTTTGCCAAGGAGAAAGTCGAACACGTCACCTTTAACTTCACCCTGGAGAACCAGGTCCACCGGCAGGGAGAGTACTTCAACGACAA GTTTATGAACCTGAAAATGAGATCCATGGTGTTTGAGGACTCGCTGTTTGAGGAGTGTTACTTTGAAGACATCACCTCCAGCAACACCTTCTTCAAGAACTGCACCTTCATCGCCACCCTCTTCTACAACACCG ATCTCTTCAAGTACAGGTTGGTCAACAGCAAACTCATCAACAGCACTTTCCTGCACAACAAAGAAGGCTGCCTGCTCAGTGACGTCAGTGACGAGAACAACGCCTACATGGTCTACTTCGTCAGTTTCCTGGGCACCTTGGCCGTGTTGCCCGGCAACATTGTCTCCGCGCTGCTCATGGACAAGATTGGACGTCTGAGGATGCTAG CGGGCTCCAGTGTCATCTCTTGCGTCAGCTGTTTCTTCCTGTCCTTCGGCAACAGCGAGTCGGCCATGATTGCTCTGCTCTGCCTGTTCGGGGGAATCAGCATTGCTTCCTGGAACGCTCTGGACGTGCTGACCGTCGAGCTCTACC
- the LOC120811110 gene encoding uncharacterized protein LOC120811110, producing MRGGGMDLLWRIFAALRFDCCKDSSSSKSPTKQSCSQAGSLESSSLTGSASLGPDLPHCQGCITYEARLKRLSCGHLYCDACCDQIVNLAFEDIEGLSDYPCPTCKSIRQLGGLGPSASGYFYGPDGLLQQEPGAGKGPGSRWG from the exons ATGAGAGGAGGCGGCATGGACCTGCTGTGGAGGATCTTCGCAGCGCTCCGATTCGACTGCTGTAAAGACTCATCGTCGTCCAA GTCGCCCACCAAGCAGAGCTGCAGCCAGGCCGGCAGCCTGGAGAGCAGCTCCCTGACCGGCTCGGCGTCGCTGGGCCCCGACCTGCCGCACTGCCAGGGCTGCATCACCTACGAGGCCCGCCTGAAGCGCCTCTCCTGCGGACACCTCTACTGCGACGCCTGCTGCGACCAGATCGTCAACCTGGCCTTCGAAGACATCGAGGGGCTGTCCGACTACCCGTGCCCCACCTGCAAGTCCATCCGGCAGCTGGGAGGCCTCGGCCCGTCCGCCTCCGGGTACTTCTACGGACCCGacggcctcctgcagcaggagcCGGGCGCGGGGAAGGGGCCCGGGAGTCGGTGGGGGTGA